A single Brevundimonas sp. M20 DNA region contains:
- the pgk gene encoding phosphoglycerate kinase, translating to MTFRTLDDAKDLAGKTALVRVDFNVPMEAGKVTEDTRLRVALPTIQKLRDAGAKVALLAHFDRPKGQRVSTMSLKPVVEPLENLLGAPVRFADDCVGDVAKAAVADLDAGGVILLENVRFHAGEESNDPAFAAQLAELGDVYVNDAFSAAHRAHASTEGLARLLPAYAGESMRRELDALDAALGNPQKPVIGIVGGSKVSTKLDLLKNLVGKLDRLAIGGGMANTFLFAQGHDVGASLCEKDLAGTAREIMAEAEAKGCELLLPVDVVTAKGLTPGVEPDVRGLDAIQADDRILDAGPQTVSRLIAAMDASKTLIWNGPLGVFEVPPFDRATVAAAQHAAELAKAGKLVAVAGGGDTVAALHHARVADDMTFVSTAGGAFLEWMEGKPLPGVEALQA from the coding sequence ATGACCTTCCGCACCCTCGACGACGCCAAGGACCTCGCCGGCAAGACGGCGCTGGTTCGCGTGGACTTCAACGTCCCGATGGAGGCCGGGAAGGTCACCGAGGACACCCGGCTGCGCGTGGCCCTGCCGACGATCCAGAAGCTGCGGGACGCGGGCGCCAAGGTGGCGCTGCTGGCGCACTTCGACCGGCCCAAGGGCCAGCGGGTTTCGACCATGAGCCTGAAGCCGGTGGTCGAGCCGCTCGAAAACCTGCTGGGCGCGCCGGTGCGGTTCGCCGACGACTGCGTGGGCGATGTAGCCAAGGCGGCGGTGGCTGATCTGGACGCGGGCGGCGTGATCCTGCTGGAGAACGTCCGATTCCACGCGGGTGAGGAAAGCAATGACCCGGCCTTCGCCGCGCAACTGGCGGAACTGGGCGATGTTTATGTGAACGACGCCTTCTCGGCCGCGCACCGCGCCCACGCCTCGACCGAGGGTCTGGCCCGCCTGCTGCCCGCCTATGCGGGCGAGTCGATGCGCCGTGAACTGGATGCGCTGGACGCCGCGCTGGGCAATCCGCAGAAGCCGGTGATCGGCATCGTCGGCGGGTCGAAGGTCTCGACCAAGCTGGATCTGCTGAAGAACCTGGTCGGCAAGCTGGACCGCCTCGCCATCGGCGGCGGCATGGCCAACACCTTCCTGTTCGCCCAAGGGCACGATGTCGGCGCCTCGCTGTGTGAAAAGGATCTGGCCGGCACCGCGCGCGAGATCATGGCCGAGGCGGAAGCCAAGGGCTGCGAACTCCTGCTGCCGGTCGATGTGGTGACGGCCAAGGGCCTGACGCCGGGTGTCGAGCCGGACGTGCGCGGACTGGACGCCATTCAGGCCGACGACCGCATTCTGGATGCGGGTCCGCAGACCGTCTCCCGTCTGATCGCGGCGATGGATGCGTCGAAGACCCTGATCTGGAACGGCCCGCTGGGCGTGTTCGAGGTGCCGCCGTTTGATCGCGCCACCGTGGCCGCCGCCCAGCACGCAGCGGAACTGGCCAAGGCCGGCAAGCTGGTTGCCGTGGCCGGCGGCGGCGACACCGTCGCGGCCCTGCATCACGCCAGGGTCGCCGACGACATGACCTTCGTCTCCACCGCCGGCGGCGCCTTCCTGGAGTGGATGGAAGGCAAGCCCCTGCCCGGCGTCGAAGCGCTTCAGGCCTGA